Proteins from one Ramlibacter sp. PS4R-6 genomic window:
- the phnY gene encoding phosphonoacetaldehyde dehydrogenase yields the protein MRSDFIRSRQLDAMRIGGERVGAGRDACIPVTNPYTGERIGAVPKATVQEVREAFALAHAFRPLLTRFERADILAKAAAIVRERAAEISALITAESGLCVKDSLYETGRVADVLTFGASEVLKDDGEIFSCDLTPHGRRRRVYTQRSPLLGVISAITPFNHPMNQVAHKVVPAVATNNRMVLKPSEKVPFSAILFADILYEAGLPPAMLSVITGDPAEIADELITDAHVDLVTFTGGVPIGKYIASKAGYRRVVLELGGNDPIIVMEDADIDEASSLAVQGSYKNSGQRCTAVKRMLVHEAVAAQFTEAVVEKTRAWKYGNPTDAKNDMGTVIDEGAAKMFQARVEEAVSLGARLLVGNQREGALYAPTVIDRVRPEMTVVRQETFGPVSPIITFESIDEAIAISNGTAYGLSSSVCTNRLDYITRFVSELQVGTVNVREVPGFRLELTPFGGIKDSGLGYKEGVQEAMKGFTNLKTYSLPWP from the coding sequence ATGCGCAGTGACTTCATCCGCAGCCGCCAGCTCGATGCGATGCGCATCGGCGGCGAGCGCGTGGGCGCGGGCCGCGATGCCTGCATCCCCGTCACCAACCCCTACACCGGCGAACGCATCGGCGCCGTGCCCAAGGCCACGGTGCAGGAGGTGCGCGAGGCCTTCGCGCTGGCGCACGCCTTCCGGCCGCTGCTCACGCGCTTCGAGCGCGCCGACATCCTGGCCAAGGCGGCCGCGATCGTGCGCGAGCGCGCGGCCGAGATCTCGGCGCTGATCACGGCGGAGTCGGGCCTGTGCGTGAAGGACTCGCTGTACGAGACCGGCCGCGTGGCGGACGTGCTCACCTTCGGCGCGAGCGAAGTGCTCAAGGACGACGGCGAGATCTTCAGCTGCGACCTCACGCCGCACGGCCGGCGCCGCCGCGTCTACACGCAGCGCTCGCCGCTGCTGGGCGTGATCAGCGCCATCACGCCCTTCAACCACCCGATGAACCAGGTGGCGCACAAGGTGGTGCCCGCGGTGGCGACCAACAACCGCATGGTGCTCAAGCCCTCGGAGAAGGTGCCGTTCTCCGCGATCCTCTTCGCCGACATCCTGTACGAGGCGGGCCTGCCGCCCGCCATGCTGTCGGTGATCACCGGCGACCCGGCGGAAATCGCCGACGAACTCATCACCGATGCGCACGTGGACCTCGTCACCTTCACCGGCGGCGTGCCCATCGGCAAGTACATCGCCTCCAAGGCCGGCTATCGCCGCGTCGTGCTGGAGCTGGGGGGCAACGACCCGATCATCGTGATGGAAGACGCCGACATCGACGAGGCGTCGTCGCTGGCGGTGCAGGGCTCGTACAAGAACTCGGGCCAGCGCTGCACCGCCGTCAAGCGCATGCTGGTGCACGAGGCCGTGGCGGCGCAGTTCACCGAGGCGGTCGTCGAGAAGACGCGAGCGTGGAAGTACGGCAACCCCACGGATGCGAAGAACGACATGGGCACCGTCATCGACGAGGGCGCGGCCAAGATGTTCCAGGCCCGCGTGGAGGAAGCCGTGTCGCTGGGCGCGCGCCTGCTGGTGGGCAACCAGCGCGAAGGCGCGCTGTACGCGCCCACGGTCATCGACAGGGTGCGCCCCGAGATGACCGTGGTGCGCCAGGAAACCTTCGGCCCCGTCTCGCCCATCATCACCTTCGAGAGCATCGACGAGGCGATCGCCATCAGCAACGGCACGGCCTACGGCCTGTCGAGTTCGGTGTGCACCAACCGGCTGGACTACATCACGCGCTTCGTCAGCGAATTGCAGGTGGGCACGGTGAACGTGCGCGAGGTGCCGGGCTTCCGGCTGGAGCTCACGCCCTTCGGCGGCATCAAGGACTCGGGCCTGGGCTACAAGGAAGGCGTGCAGGAGGCGATGAAGGGCTTCACGAACCTGAAAACCTACTCGCTGCCATGGCCCTGA
- the phnA gene encoding phosphonoacetate hydrolase, whose amino-acid sequence MLQVNERRYALPKAPTVVVCVDGCEPDYLAQAVAAGHMPWLKRTLAQGAGLVADCVVPSFTNPNNLSIVTGAPPSVHGICGNYLFDVASGTEVMMNDPKWLLAPTILAALAGAGKKVAVVTAKDKLRRLLGHGMAEGICFSSEKSDQATQEENGITGVNALVGMPVPDVYSAQLSEFVFAAGVKLMQRERPDIMYLSTTDYVQHKHAPGAPEANAFYAMMDSYLAQLDEAGCVIALTADHGMNSKVKMDGTPDVIYLQDWFDRKLGPAAARVILPITDPYVVHHGALGSFATVYLPPGVRASDLATDVQQIRGMETVLAREQAAQRFELPADRIGDLVCVSERFTVIGTSASRHDLSGLDAPLRSHGGVSEQKVPLVVNRPLRGVDSARRFRNFDAFDLALNHAQ is encoded by the coding sequence GTGCTGCAAGTCAATGAGCGCCGCTATGCGCTGCCCAAGGCGCCCACGGTCGTCGTGTGCGTCGACGGCTGCGAGCCCGACTACCTCGCGCAGGCGGTGGCCGCCGGCCACATGCCCTGGCTGAAGCGCACGCTGGCGCAGGGCGCGGGGCTGGTGGCCGACTGCGTGGTGCCCAGCTTCACCAATCCCAACAACCTCTCGATCGTCACCGGTGCGCCGCCTTCCGTGCACGGCATCTGCGGCAACTACCTCTTCGACGTCGCCAGCGGCACCGAGGTGATGATGAACGACCCGAAGTGGCTGCTCGCGCCGACGATCCTGGCCGCGCTGGCCGGCGCCGGGAAGAAGGTCGCGGTGGTCACTGCCAAGGACAAGCTGCGCCGCCTGCTCGGGCACGGCATGGCCGAGGGCATCTGCTTTTCCTCCGAGAAGTCCGACCAGGCCACGCAGGAAGAGAACGGCATCACCGGTGTCAACGCGCTGGTGGGCATGCCGGTGCCGGACGTGTACAGCGCGCAGCTGTCGGAGTTCGTCTTCGCCGCCGGCGTGAAGCTGATGCAGCGCGAACGGCCGGACATCATGTACCTGTCGACCACCGACTACGTGCAGCACAAGCACGCGCCGGGCGCGCCGGAAGCCAACGCCTTCTACGCGATGATGGACAGCTACCTCGCGCAGCTCGACGAAGCCGGCTGCGTCATCGCGCTCACGGCCGACCACGGCATGAATTCGAAGGTGAAGATGGACGGCACGCCCGACGTCATCTACCTGCAGGACTGGTTCGACAGGAAGCTCGGGCCGGCCGCCGCGCGCGTGATCCTGCCCATCACCGACCCCTACGTGGTGCACCACGGCGCGCTCGGCTCCTTCGCCACGGTGTACCTGCCGCCCGGCGTGCGCGCGAGCGACCTCGCCACCGACGTGCAGCAAATCCGCGGCATGGAAACCGTGCTGGCGCGCGAGCAGGCGGCGCAGCGTTTCGAGCTGCCCGCCGACCGCATCGGCGACCTGGTGTGCGTGTCCGAGCGCTTCACCGTCATCGGCACGTCGGCGTCGCGCCACGACCTGTCGGGCCTGGACGCGCCGCTGCGCTCGCACGGCGGCGTGAGCGAGCAGAAGGTGCCGCTGGTGGTCAACCGGCCGCTGCGCGGCGTAGACTCCGCCCGGCGCTTCCGCAACTTCGACGCCTTCGACCTCGCGCTGAACCATGCGCAGTGA
- a CDS encoding phosphonate utilization associated transcriptional regulator: MNAVPHPTIALLQTSSLTSVVQQEIERAILQGEYAPGAKLVEANIAERLGVSRGPVREAFRMLEEAGLVRTEKNRGVFVRDIPIEEAVEIFDLRAAMDELVGRKLAEAITPAQLKEIKALVDAMEKAVKAEDARGYHLLNLKFHDRLVEMAGNSKLTAIYRKLIKELSLFRRLNLADGWLLPISAGEHRQIIKAIASGDPDAAGRAMFDHVMDSKERTIANHLKRSEAQAKKGRRAASQ; the protein is encoded by the coding sequence GTGAACGCGGTCCCGCATCCCACCATCGCCCTGCTGCAGACCAGCTCGCTCACGAGCGTGGTGCAGCAGGAGATCGAGCGCGCCATCCTGCAGGGCGAGTACGCGCCCGGCGCCAAGCTGGTGGAGGCCAACATCGCCGAGCGCCTGGGCGTCTCGCGCGGCCCGGTGCGCGAGGCCTTCCGCATGCTCGAGGAGGCGGGGCTCGTGCGCACGGAGAAGAACCGCGGCGTGTTCGTGCGCGACATCCCGATCGAGGAGGCGGTGGAGATCTTCGACCTGCGCGCCGCGATGGACGAACTGGTGGGCCGCAAGCTCGCAGAAGCCATCACGCCGGCGCAGCTGAAGGAGATCAAGGCCCTGGTCGATGCGATGGAAAAGGCCGTGAAGGCCGAGGACGCGCGCGGCTACCACCTGCTGAACCTGAAGTTCCACGACCGCCTGGTGGAGATGGCCGGCAACTCCAAGCTCACGGCCATCTACCGCAAGCTGATCAAGGAGCTGTCGCTGTTCCGCCGCCTGAACCTGGCCGACGGCTGGCTGCTGCCGATCTCGGCCGGCGAACACCGCCAGATCATCAAGGCCATCGCCTCGGGCGACCCCGACGCGGCGGGCCGCGCCATGTTCGACCACGTGATGGACAGCAAGGAGCGCACCATCGCCAACCACCTCAAGCGCAGCGAGGCGCAGGCGAAGAAGGGACGACGTGCTGCAAGTCAATGA
- a CDS encoding putative 2-aminoethylphosphonate ABC transporter substrate-binding protein has protein sequence MRRYAFVSFASALIALSGAAFAQKAQLLVYTALETDQLKAYEEGFRRTNPDIEIKWVRDSTGVITAKLLAEKNNPQADVVMGVAASSLALLDKNGMLQPYAPLNLDAIMTKYRDPKNPPAWFGMDVWGATVCFNTVEAQKRNIPKPETWKDLTKPVYKGQIVMPNPASSGTGFFDVAAWLTLWGDDNGKGGGWKYMDALHENIAQYTHSGSKPCNMAAAGEYIMGISFEYRGNTNKAKGAPIDLVFPKEGLGWDLEAFAIHKGTKKLDAAKKLADWASSKDAMLLYGKNFAITAQPGVAAPLANVPKDYESRLVKMDFATTAANRERVLDEWKKRYDAKTEKR, from the coding sequence ATGCGTCGCTACGCTTTTGTGTCATTCGCTTCCGCCCTGATCGCCCTCTCGGGCGCCGCCTTTGCGCAAAAGGCGCAGCTGCTGGTCTACACGGCCCTGGAAACCGACCAGCTCAAGGCCTACGAGGAGGGCTTCCGCCGCACCAACCCCGACATCGAGATCAAGTGGGTGCGCGATTCCACCGGCGTCATCACAGCCAAGCTGCTGGCGGAGAAGAACAACCCGCAGGCCGACGTCGTGATGGGCGTGGCCGCGTCCAGCCTGGCGCTGCTGGACAAGAACGGCATGCTGCAGCCGTACGCGCCGCTGAACCTCGACGCGATCATGACGAAGTACCGCGACCCCAAGAACCCGCCGGCGTGGTTCGGCATGGACGTGTGGGGCGCGACGGTCTGCTTCAACACGGTGGAAGCGCAAAAGCGCAACATCCCCAAGCCCGAGACCTGGAAGGACCTGACCAAGCCCGTCTACAAGGGCCAGATCGTCATGCCCAACCCGGCGTCCTCGGGCACCGGCTTCTTCGACGTGGCTGCCTGGCTCACGCTCTGGGGCGACGACAACGGCAAGGGCGGCGGCTGGAAGTACATGGACGCGCTGCACGAGAACATCGCGCAGTACACGCACTCCGGCTCGAAGCCCTGCAACATGGCCGCCGCCGGCGAGTACATCATGGGCATCTCCTTCGAGTACCGCGGCAACACCAACAAGGCCAAGGGCGCGCCCATCGACCTGGTGTTCCCCAAGGAAGGCCTGGGCTGGGACCTGGAGGCCTTCGCCATCCACAAGGGCACGAAGAAGCTCGATGCCGCCAAGAAACTCGCCGACTGGGCCTCGAGCAAGGACGCGATGCTCCTCTACGGCAAGAACTTCGCCATCACCGCGCAGCCCGGCGTGGCGGCGCCGCTGGCCAACGTGCCCAAGGACTACGAGTCGCGCCTGGTGAAGATGGACTTCGCCACCACCGCGGCCAACCGCGAGCGCGTGCTGGACGAGTGGAAGAAGCGCTACGACGCCAAGACGGAGAAGCGTTGA
- a CDS encoding putative 2-aminoethylphosphonate ABC transporter ATP-binding protein produces MNSDTALELRRIRKAFGAFTALAGIDLEIRKGEFVCFLGPSGCGKTTLLRIIAGLEVQTSGEVWQGGRDISRLPPAERDYGIVFQSYALFPNLTVADNVAYGLVNRRKPRAEIAARVTELLKLVGLPGSEKKYPGQLSGGQQQRIALARALATSPGLLLLDEPLSALDALERVRLRSEIRALQQKVGVTTIMVTHDQEEALSVADRIVVMNHGAIEQVGSPMDIYREPASPFVADFVGKVNMIPVQVSGGAIRFGSLAIPCDGADREARIYLRPEDVLARPIAPGDAHVFDARIEKIEFLGSYCHVKVASPALAENKLTVYLSLNYLAEQSLAEGSAIQLKLLPERIKVF; encoded by the coding sequence GTGAACAGCGACACCGCCCTCGAACTGCGCCGCATCCGCAAGGCCTTCGGCGCGTTCACGGCGCTGGCGGGCATCGACCTGGAGATCCGCAAGGGCGAGTTCGTCTGTTTCCTCGGGCCCTCGGGCTGCGGCAAGACGACGCTGCTGCGCATCATCGCGGGGCTGGAGGTGCAGACCTCCGGCGAGGTGTGGCAGGGCGGGCGTGACATCTCGCGCCTGCCGCCCGCCGAGCGCGACTACGGCATCGTGTTCCAGAGCTATGCGCTCTTCCCCAACCTCACGGTCGCCGACAACGTCGCCTATGGCCTGGTGAACCGGCGCAAGCCGCGCGCGGAGATCGCCGCGCGCGTGACGGAGCTGCTCAAGCTGGTCGGCCTGCCGGGCAGCGAGAAGAAATACCCCGGGCAGCTGTCGGGCGGGCAGCAGCAGCGCATCGCACTGGCGCGCGCATTGGCCACCTCGCCGGGCCTGCTGCTATTGGACGAGCCGCTGTCGGCGCTCGACGCGCTGGAGCGCGTGCGCCTGCGCTCGGAGATCCGCGCGCTGCAGCAGAAGGTGGGCGTCACCACCATCATGGTCACGCACGACCAGGAAGAGGCGCTGTCGGTGGCCGACCGCATCGTGGTGATGAACCACGGCGCCATCGAACAGGTCGGCTCGCCCATGGACATCTACCGCGAACCGGCGTCGCCCTTCGTCGCCGATTTCGTCGGCAAGGTGAACATGATCCCGGTGCAGGTGAGCGGCGGCGCGATCCGCTTCGGCTCGCTCGCCATCCCCTGCGACGGCGCCGACCGCGAAGCGCGCATCTACCTCAGGCCCGAGGACGTGCTGGCGCGCCCCATCGCGCCCGGCGATGCGCACGTGTTCGACGCGCGCATCGAGAAGATCGAGTTCCTCGGCTCCTACTGCCACGTCAAGGTGGCCTCGCCGGCACTGGCGGAGAACAAGCTCACGGTCTACCTGTCGCTCAACTACCTGGCCGAGCAATCGCTCGCCGAAGGTTCGGCGATCCAGCTGAAGCTCCTGCCCGAGCGCATCAAGGTGTTCTGA
- a CDS encoding putative 2-aminoethylphosphonate ABC transporter permease subunit: MAAVLPPAGEVAAPVRQSAHWTDRIAHGALLLVALALVAFLALPLGAILIHSLQGKQDEFVGLANFIEYARTPALLQSLWNSVWVSAVVTLVTVPLAFGFAYALARSCMPYKALFRGITLVPLLAPSLLAAISLIYWFGNQGVLKGAMNDIGIPQIYGAPGIVVAECFATFPHALMILVTALTLADARLYEAADAMGTTAARKFFTITLPGAKYGLISAALVTFTLVITDFGIPKVIGGSFNVLATDVFKLVIGQQDFAKGAVVALLLLAPAVITFAVDNYVSRRQTAMLTARAVPYRPQRSPRYDAVMTAYCTVIALLVLAMLGMAIFASFATFWPYDLKPSLRHYLLGLVDAEVGDAFVNSLKMAAGTAVFGTALVFCTAYLLEKTKGFDAVRGPLKLLAMLPMAVPGLVLGLGYIFFFNAPGNPLNFLYHSLALLTLCTIVHFYTTGHLTAVTALKSLDAEFEAVSASLKVPFFQTFWRVTLPICTPALVDIARYFFINAMTTISAVVFLYSPETKVAAIAILNLDEAGETGAAAAMAILIFAASAIATLLFMSAAWWLDRRTQAWRTTTKD; the protein is encoded by the coding sequence ATGGCCGCGGTGCTGCCTCCTGCGGGTGAAGTCGCCGCCCCGGTGAGGCAATCGGCGCACTGGACCGACCGCATCGCGCACGGCGCGCTTCTGCTGGTTGCGCTGGCGCTCGTCGCCTTCCTCGCGCTGCCGCTCGGCGCCATCCTCATCCACTCGCTCCAGGGCAAGCAGGACGAGTTCGTCGGCCTGGCGAACTTCATCGAGTACGCGCGCACGCCGGCCCTGCTGCAAAGCCTGTGGAACAGCGTGTGGGTGTCGGCGGTGGTGACGCTGGTCACCGTGCCCCTGGCGTTCGGCTTCGCCTACGCGCTGGCGCGCTCGTGCATGCCGTACAAGGCGCTGTTTCGCGGCATCACGCTGGTGCCGCTGCTGGCGCCCTCGCTGCTCGCGGCCATCTCGCTGATCTACTGGTTCGGCAACCAGGGCGTGCTCAAGGGCGCGATGAACGACATCGGCATCCCGCAAATCTACGGCGCGCCGGGCATCGTGGTGGCCGAATGCTTCGCGACCTTCCCGCATGCGCTGATGATCCTGGTGACGGCGCTCACGCTGGCCGACGCGCGGCTGTACGAGGCCGCCGACGCGATGGGCACAACCGCCGCGCGCAAGTTCTTCACCATCACCTTGCCGGGCGCCAAGTACGGCCTGATCTCCGCGGCGCTGGTGACCTTCACGCTGGTCATCACCGACTTCGGCATCCCCAAGGTGATCGGCGGCAGCTTCAACGTGCTGGCCACCGACGTCTTCAAGCTGGTGATCGGGCAACAGGACTTCGCCAAGGGCGCGGTGGTCGCGCTGCTGCTGCTGGCGCCCGCAGTCATCACCTTCGCGGTCGACAACTACGTGAGCCGCCGCCAGACCGCGATGCTCACCGCGCGCGCCGTGCCGTACCGCCCGCAGCGTTCGCCCCGCTACGACGCCGTGATGACGGCCTACTGCACGGTGATCGCGCTGCTGGTGCTGGCCATGCTGGGCATGGCGATCTTCGCGTCGTTCGCCACCTTCTGGCCCTACGACCTCAAGCCGAGCCTGCGCCACTACCTGCTCGGGCTCGTGGATGCCGAAGTCGGCGACGCCTTCGTCAACAGCCTGAAGATGGCCGCGGGCACGGCGGTGTTCGGCACCGCGCTGGTGTTCTGCACCGCCTACCTGCTGGAAAAGACCAAGGGCTTCGACGCCGTGCGCGGGCCCCTCAAGCTGCTGGCCATGTTGCCGATGGCGGTGCCGGGCCTGGTGCTGGGCCTGGGCTACATCTTCTTCTTCAACGCGCCGGGCAACCCGCTGAACTTCCTGTACCACTCGCTGGCGCTGCTGACGCTGTGCACCATCGTCCACTTCTACACGACGGGCCACCTGACGGCGGTGACGGCGCTGAAGTCGCTGGACGCCGAGTTCGAGGCCGTGAGCGCGTCGCTGAAGGTGCCGTTCTTCCAGACCTTCTGGCGCGTGACGCTGCCGATCTGCACGCCGGCGCTGGTGGACATCGCGCGCTACTTCTTCATCAACGCCATGACGACGATCTCGGCCGTGGTGTTCCTGTATTCACCCGAGACCAAGGTGGCGGCCATCGCCATCCTGAACCTCGACGAGGCCGGCGAGACCGGCGCCGCCGCCGCGATGGCCATCCTCATCTTCGCCGCCTCGGCGATCGCCACGCTGCTCTTCATGAGCGCCGCGTGGTGGCTGGACCGGCGCACGCAGGCCTGGCGCACCACCACCAAGGACTAG